The Anaerosoma tenue genome has a window encoding:
- a CDS encoding exonuclease domain-containing protein, whose product MLAPTPLATGSFVTVDIETTGCRPGTSSILEIGAARIQHGAIVDTFTTLVRPTEPIPAVVERLTGITETMVSRAPSVSDAVSRFAAFTEDAVIVAHNHRFDLGFLDFEAERALGAPFPRPVLDTLCLARRLHPEITRNNLRELARFYDVSTVPNHRALPDALATAEILLCMLPELQAEGIVTAGDTARLCGIAECSDLAAKLPLATHMPPGPGVYLFRGEYGSVIYVGRARDLRSKVRSHFYAADVVTDSPAALAESVEHIECVSQLDAEILEARLRYRYRPDFNRNTTNPRIPIFIHLDTASPYPTVQVTKRRYRTGETLGPLTSQWAATTVADTLSRVYGLRQCRRTVADCRAHRCRLREQGRCDGPTLFSEGVEAYRVRVDRCLQVLRGDDAYFRTHLQTMRDRSARGEEYEQAAYYRDALRALDRTSAGLAMASRARGLGVSVVIEGTTEAVTLSILVNGWRFTTLRLSATEIAQKATRATLDRTLQRAVQRTSANPPITPKRLEEMAIIDAYRQQHAPLIVQVGDDIPAAVSEIMSATRRLFRIPRRHHGDVSAG is encoded by the coding sequence ATGCTCGCGCCCACTCCCCTCGCCACAGGTTCGTTCGTCACGGTCGACATCGAGACGACAGGATGCCGGCCCGGGACGTCTTCCATCCTCGAGATCGGGGCGGCACGCATCCAGCATGGTGCGATCGTCGACACCTTCACCACGCTCGTTCGCCCCACCGAACCGATCCCCGCCGTCGTCGAACGGCTCACCGGCATCACCGAGACGATGGTATCGCGCGCGCCTTCAGTGTCCGACGCGGTCTCACGATTCGCCGCCTTCACCGAGGACGCCGTCATCGTCGCCCACAATCACCGGTTCGATCTGGGATTCCTGGACTTCGAGGCGGAGCGGGCACTCGGCGCGCCCTTCCCACGGCCCGTCCTCGACACGCTGTGCCTCGCCCGCCGCCTGCATCCCGAGATCACCCGCAACAACCTGCGGGAGCTCGCGCGCTTCTACGACGTCTCGACCGTGCCCAACCATCGCGCGCTGCCCGACGCCCTGGCTACCGCCGAGATCCTGTTGTGCATGCTGCCCGAATTGCAGGCTGAAGGCATCGTCACCGCCGGGGACACCGCACGGCTGTGCGGTATCGCCGAGTGCAGCGACCTCGCTGCCAAGCTTCCGCTCGCAACCCATATGCCGCCCGGCCCCGGCGTGTATCTCTTTCGCGGCGAGTACGGTTCCGTCATCTACGTTGGTCGTGCGCGCGACCTCCGGTCGAAGGTCAGGTCGCACTTCTACGCCGCTGACGTGGTGACCGACTCGCCGGCGGCGCTCGCGGAGTCGGTCGAGCACATCGAATGCGTCTCGCAGCTCGACGCCGAGATCCTCGAGGCGCGGCTCAGGTACCGCTACCGTCCCGACTTCAATCGCAACACGACCAACCCGCGGATCCCCATCTTCATCCACCTCGACACCGCGTCTCCCTACCCCACGGTACAAGTGACGAAGCGGCGGTATCGGACCGGGGAGACACTCGGCCCGCTCACCAGCCAGTGGGCCGCCACCACGGTCGCCGACACGCTCTCGCGCGTATACGGTCTAAGGCAATGCCGCAGGACCGTCGCCGACTGTCGCGCTCATCGCTGCCGTCTGCGTGAACAGGGCCGGTGTGACGGACCCACGCTGTTCTCCGAGGGCGTCGAAGCGTACCGCGTCCGGGTGGACCGGTGTCTGCAGGTCCTCCGGGGTGATGACGCGTACTTCAGGACCCACCTGCAGACGATGCGCGACAGGTCCGCGCGCGGCGAGGAATACGAGCAGGCAGCCTACTACCGTGACGCCTTGCGAGCCCTCGATCGCACCTCCGCGGGTCTCGCCATGGCTTCCCGTGCACGTGGGCTCGGCGTCTCCGTGGTCATCGAAGGCACCACCGAAGCAGTCACGCTCTCCATCCTCGTGAACGGCTGGCGCTTCACCACGCTGCGCCTGAGCGCGACCGAGATCGCACAGAAGGCGACGCGCGCCACTCTCGACCGTACTCTGCAGAGGGCCGTGCAACGCACCTCCGCCAACCCTCCTATCACGCCGAAGCGGCTTGAGGAGATGGCCATCATCGACGCGTACCGTCAGCAGCATGCGCCGCTCATCGTCCAG
- a CDS encoding magnesium chelatase subunit D family protein has protein sequence MSGEDRSTYPFSAIVGQDPLKTALLINAVEPRVGGVLIRGQKGTAKSTAVRGLRSILPEIEVVDDCRFGCHPRLVDLQCDECRERRKEGALPVAHRRPLLVDLPVSATEDRVVGTIDLEQALKHGERRFEPGLLAYANRGILYVDEVNLLDDHLVDTLLDSAAMGVNVVEREGVRYQHPARFVLVGTMNPEEGEIRPQLLDRFGLCVDIEGIAEPAERVEILKRRRAFEDDPAGFARTWSPAQKALEERIRSAIQTIPDVELDDDLLFLIASVCAAIGVDGHRADLVMGRAAVAYAVLDGRREVTAADVRAVAPMVLAHRMRKNPFEEHGFDEKRLQELLLSAPGNAGCAETSDEPGADQSDGHGALVEVTRESGAPEAIREERVSAELVAGMDSVRRSHGGRRQETTTDDRSGRYVRAEVARPGRPVDLALDATIRAAAPYQAGRESDMAVAIEPQDLRSKVRKRRVGASIVFCVDASGSMGATNRMEAAKAAVLDLLVDAYQRRDRVGLVAFRGESAQVVLQPTASVELAQLKLRTLPTGGATPIAHGILTSLDVLAAEIRRDDSIVPWLVLLTDGRANVGIGAGLGSDDARQAAARLKDTPIHTLVIDTSGPGSGLGARELARVAGGEYVRLGQPEGDAVAGAVRQRMTA, from the coding sequence ATGTCTGGGGAAGACCGTTCGACGTATCCGTTCAGTGCGATAGTCGGACAGGATCCGCTCAAGACCGCACTGCTCATCAATGCGGTGGAGCCCCGGGTCGGCGGCGTCCTCATCCGTGGACAGAAGGGGACCGCCAAGTCCACTGCCGTTCGTGGCCTTCGTTCAATCCTTCCCGAGATCGAGGTCGTGGACGACTGTCGTTTCGGGTGCCACCCCCGTCTTGTGGATCTGCAGTGCGACGAGTGCCGTGAGCGTCGCAAAGAGGGAGCGTTGCCGGTGGCGCATCGGCGTCCTCTCCTGGTGGACCTGCCGGTGTCGGCCACTGAGGATCGCGTGGTGGGCACGATCGATCTCGAGCAGGCGCTGAAGCATGGTGAACGGAGGTTCGAGCCGGGGCTCCTGGCGTATGCCAACCGTGGCATCCTCTATGTGGACGAAGTGAACCTCCTGGACGATCATCTCGTGGACACGCTCCTGGACTCCGCGGCGATGGGTGTGAACGTCGTGGAGCGCGAAGGCGTCCGCTATCAGCATCCGGCTCGCTTCGTGCTCGTGGGTACGATGAACCCGGAGGAGGGGGAGATCCGTCCGCAGTTGCTCGACCGTTTCGGTCTGTGCGTCGACATCGAGGGTATCGCCGAGCCTGCCGAGCGCGTTGAGATCCTGAAGCGCCGTCGCGCGTTCGAGGACGATCCCGCCGGCTTCGCGCGGACATGGTCTCCGGCACAGAAGGCTTTGGAGGAGCGCATACGTTCAGCTATCCAGACGATCCCCGACGTCGAGCTTGACGATGACCTGCTCTTCTTGATCGCATCGGTGTGCGCCGCCATCGGGGTCGACGGGCATCGTGCCGACCTGGTGATGGGACGGGCCGCTGTCGCATATGCCGTCCTTGACGGCCGCCGTGAGGTCACTGCCGCAGACGTACGTGCCGTCGCGCCGATGGTCCTTGCGCACCGTATGCGCAAGAACCCCTTTGAGGAACACGGTTTCGACGAGAAGCGCCTGCAGGAGTTGCTGCTCTCGGCCCCCGGCAACGCTGGCTGCGCGGAGACGAGCGACGAGCCTGGCGCGGATCAGAGCGACGGCCACGGAGCGCTGGTGGAGGTCACACGGGAGTCCGGTGCGCCGGAGGCGATACGGGAGGAGCGTGTGTCCGCCGAGCTTGTGGCCGGGATGGACAGCGTACGGCGCTCACACGGCGGACGGCGGCAGGAGACCACCACGGACGACCGATCCGGACGGTATGTCAGGGCCGAGGTCGCCCGCCCCGGGCGTCCGGTCGACCTTGCGTTGGATGCCACGATCCGGGCAGCCGCGCCGTATCAGGCGGGCCGAGAGAGCGACATGGCGGTGGCGATCGAGCCGCAAGACCTGCGCTCGAAGGTCCGCAAGCGGCGTGTCGGCGCGTCGATCGTGTTCTGTGTGGATGCAAGCGGCTCGATGGGTGCCACCAACAGGATGGAAGCCGCGAAGGCCGCGGTGCTCGATCTGCTCGTGGACGCCTACCAACGTCGTGACCGGGTGGGTCTCGTGGCGTTCCGGGGCGAGTCCGCACAGGTGGTTCTGCAGCCCACTGCGAGCGTCGAGCTCGCCCAGCTGAAGTTGCGCACGCTCCCCACGGGCGGCGCCACTCCGATCGCTCACGGGATCCTCACGTCGCTCGACGTCCTCGCGGCCGAGATCCGACGGGACGACAGCATCGTTCCGTGGCTCGTGCTGCTCACGGATGGGCGCGCGAACGTGGGTATCGGTGCGGGTCTCGGGAGCGACGACGCGCGTCAGGCGGCCGCACGACTCAAGGACACGCCGATACACACGCTCGTCATCGACACGTCGGGGCCGGGTAGCGGTCTCGGCGCACGGGAGTTGGCGCGGGTCGCGGGGGGCGAGTACGTACGGCTGGGACAGCCCGAGGGCGATGCCGTGGCGGGCGCTGTGCGTCAGCGGATGACCGCGTAG
- a CDS encoding energy-coupling factor transporter transmembrane component T family protein, whose product MALGQYHKADSPLHRMDPRFKILVAVVYMLVIFLARELVGLSLALVFLAGAVAASGIPLGLLARSLRPVIAFVVFTFMVNLVFITSGETIFALGRVAITSGGLSAAAFMTTRLFTLFVSTALLGFTTSPVDLADGMEGLLTPLERFGVPAHEISMMMSIALRFIPILVAEKDRIVRAQTARGADFESGNPLTRMRAIIPVLTPLFLSAFRHAEDLATAMESRCYHGKEGRTRVKTLQPAWRDWAAVAALTVLTCALVVLRTVP is encoded by the coding sequence ATGGCCCTTGGGCAGTATCACAAGGCCGATTCCCCGCTCCATAGGATGGACCCCCGGTTCAAGATCCTTGTGGCGGTGGTGTACATGCTCGTGATCTTCCTCGCGCGCGAGCTGGTGGGGCTCTCGCTGGCTCTCGTGTTCCTGGCTGGCGCTGTCGCGGCGTCGGGGATCCCACTGGGACTGCTGGCGCGGAGCCTTCGCCCGGTGATCGCGTTCGTGGTCTTCACGTTCATGGTGAACCTTGTGTTCATCACCAGCGGCGAGACCATCTTCGCTCTCGGTCGTGTTGCGATCACTTCGGGCGGTCTCAGCGCGGCTGCCTTCATGACCACGCGACTCTTCACCCTCTTCGTCTCCACCGCCCTGCTCGGCTTCACCACCTCTCCTGTGGACCTCGCCGACGGTATGGAGGGGCTCCTGACGCCCCTTGAGCGGTTCGGCGTGCCGGCGCACGAGATCTCGATGATGATGAGCATCGCGCTGCGTTTCATACCGATCCTCGTGGCCGAGAAGGACCGCATCGTGCGAGCACAGACTGCCCGGGGGGCCGACTTCGAGTCGGGTAATCCCCTCACCCGCATGCGTGCGATCATCCCCGTCCTCACACCGCTCTTCCTCAGCGCCTTCCGCCATGCCGAGGACCTCGCCACCGCGATGGAGAGCCGCTGCTACCACGGCAAGGAGGGGCGTACACGCGTCAAGACGCTCCAACCCGCCTGGCGCGACTGGGCCGCCGTTGCTGCGCTCACCGTCCTGACGTGCGCGCTTGTGGTCTTGCGCACCGTGCCCTGA
- a CDS encoding energy-coupling factor transporter ATPase, translating into MPIVLEHVTLRYPGSDPAAHPAVDDLSLVVDDGEYLGVIGHTGSGKSTLVLLMAGLLAATSGRVTVNGADLAERSARRALRRQVGIVFQYPEHQLFADTVAEDVGFGPRALGLTAREAERAVDEALERVDMELCTYGHRSPFELSGGQMRRVAIAGVLATRPDILILDEPMAGLDPAGRGEIAALLRRLHDRGLTVVMVSHDMDDIASLADRVLVLRDGGCFAHGTPAEVFARQTELREIGLGVPHAARFAARLSACGIDVGGTMSTPEALADALASLRTDLDPGREA; encoded by the coding sequence ATGCCGATCGTTCTCGAGCATGTGACCCTCAGGTACCCCGGGAGCGATCCCGCCGCGCACCCCGCGGTCGACGACCTCTCCCTCGTGGTGGATGACGGAGAGTACCTCGGCGTGATCGGTCACACCGGCAGCGGCAAGTCCACGCTCGTGCTGCTCATGGCCGGACTGCTCGCGGCCACCAGCGGGAGGGTCACGGTCAACGGCGCCGATCTGGCCGAACGCAGCGCGCGGCGCGCACTCCGGCGCCAGGTGGGTATCGTCTTCCAGTATCCGGAGCATCAACTGTTCGCCGACACGGTGGCCGAGGACGTCGGCTTCGGGCCGCGCGCGCTCGGCCTGACCGCACGCGAAGCCGAGCGGGCGGTGGACGAGGCGCTGGAGCGCGTGGACATGGAGCTGTGCACGTACGGGCACCGCAGCCCGTTCGAGCTCTCCGGCGGACAGATGCGCCGGGTCGCCATCGCGGGCGTGCTGGCGACCCGACCCGACATCCTAATCCTTGACGAGCCGATGGCCGGACTCGATCCCGCGGGTCGCGGGGAGATAGCCGCCCTCTTGCGACGTCTTCACGATCGTGGCCTGACCGTCGTCATGGTCTCCCACGACATGGACGACATCGCGTCGCTGGCAGACAGGGTGCTCGTCCTCCGCGATGGCGGTTGTTTCGCCCACGGGACTCCGGCAGAGGTTTTCGCGCGACAGACCGAACTGCGCGAGATCGGCCTCGGGGTACCTCATGCAGCCCGCTTTGCCGCGCGGCTCTCGGCGTGCGGAATCGACGTCGGTGGAACGATGTCCACCCCTGAGGCTCTCGCAGACGCCCTCGCCTCACTCCGGACGGATCTCGACCCGGGGCGGGAGGCCTGA
- a CDS encoding energy-coupling factor transporter ATPase: protein MGPPYDRVPAVSFRDVWYRYHPDEPDALAGVTLDIMQGEHIAVIGANGSGKSTLARHINALLVPDAGTVTVAGLDIADARHTYPVREQAGLVFQNPDDQMVASVVRDDVAFGPENLGLPVAEIVTRVGDALATVGMSDHADDDVSALSGGQRQRVAIAGVLAMRPAILLLDEPGAMLDPRGRRGIRRVSRELHEAGMTVIVITQHMDEALRADRVVVMDSGGIVCEGPTADVLVQADLLRSLGLAVPFPAALADALRSRGFDVPVTLDEKMLEEAICRSFSSM from the coding sequence ATGGGCCCTCCGTACGATAGGGTTCCCGCGGTCTCGTTCCGGGATGTCTGGTACCGCTACCACCCCGACGAGCCTGACGCGCTCGCCGGGGTGACTCTCGACATCATGCAGGGCGAACATATCGCGGTCATCGGGGCCAACGGCAGCGGCAAGTCCACGCTTGCACGTCACATCAACGCGCTGCTCGTCCCTGATGCGGGTACGGTGACCGTGGCGGGGCTGGACATCGCAGATGCGAGACATACGTATCCGGTACGCGAGCAGGCCGGGCTTGTCTTCCAGAACCCCGATGATCAGATGGTGGCCTCGGTGGTGCGTGACGATGTCGCCTTCGGCCCCGAGAACCTTGGCCTGCCCGTTGCCGAGATCGTCACACGGGTGGGCGATGCGCTTGCCACGGTGGGGATGTCGGATCATGCCGATGACGACGTCTCGGCACTCTCGGGCGGCCAACGTCAGCGGGTGGCCATCGCGGGCGTGCTGGCTATGCGTCCGGCCATCCTCCTTCTCGACGAACCTGGCGCCATGCTCGACCCGCGTGGCCGTCGCGGCATCCGCCGCGTCTCGCGAGAACTGCATGAGGCCGGCATGACCGTCATCGTGATCACGCAGCACATGGACGAGGCGCTCCGCGCGGACAGGGTCGTTGTGATGGACAGCGGCGGGATCGTATGTGAGGGCCCCACGGCGGACGTGCTCGTGCAGGCCGACCTCTTGCGCTCCCTGGGTCTGGCTGTACCGTTCCCTGCCGCCCTTGCCGACGCGCTCCGCAGCCGGGGCTTCGACGTACCGGTGACTCTTGACGAAAAGATGCTCGAGGAGGCGATATGCCGATCGTTCTCGAGCATGTGA
- a CDS encoding ECF transporter S component, whose product MSADTTKARTNTNRWDTRQMVTMAILVALGTLTSFIDIPIIPGVEWLKYDPSSVAMLIGAFVYGPVAGAVIGTLIALIHWSSAGIWGVVMNIIAMVAMGVPAGLIYRHRKTRAGAVIALAVGSVVMVTVNLLANLVVTPIYTGMPVSAVVALILPVLLPFNIVKAVLNSVITLVVYKTVSRMIRPERKQPLCENPVTDAS is encoded by the coding sequence ATGAGCGCAGACACGACGAAGGCACGCACGAATACGAACCGCTGGGACACGCGGCAGATGGTCACGATGGCCATACTCGTCGCCCTCGGCACATTGACCAGCTTCATCGACATTCCGATCATCCCCGGGGTGGAGTGGCTCAAGTACGACCCCTCCTCGGTTGCGATGCTCATCGGCGCGTTCGTGTACGGACCCGTGGCGGGGGCCGTCATCGGCACGCTCATCGCCCTGATCCACTGGAGCTCGGCGGGGATCTGGGGCGTGGTGATGAACATCATCGCGATGGTGGCCATGGGCGTTCCCGCGGGCCTCATCTACCGACATCGCAAGACCCGCGCGGGAGCCGTGATCGCGCTTGCGGTGGGTTCAGTGGTCATGGTGACGGTCAACCTGCTCGCGAACCTGGTGGTCACGCCGATCTACACAGGAATGCCGGTATCGGCCGTGGTGGCCCTGATCCTCCCGGTGCTGCTGCCGTTCAACATCGTCAAGGCCGTGCTCAACAGCGTGATCACCCTCGTGGTGTACAAGACCGTCTCGCGCATGATCAGGCCGGAGCGCAAGCAGCCATTGTGCGAGAACCCGGTGACGGACGCCTCGTAG
- a CDS encoding glutamine--tRNA ligase/YqeY domain fusion protein, protein METHSAPSSDRSDFIRDIIAEDLAAGRRETIVTRFPPEPNGYLHIGHAKSICLNFGAAREFGGRCHLRFDDTNPVKEEQEYIDSIMTDVRWLGFEWGEHLYYASDYFEQLYEWAVHLIREGKAYVDDLSAEEIRAYRGTLTEPGRPSPWRDRAIAENVDLFQRMRDGEFPDGSRVLRAKIDMASGNINMRDPVMYRILHATHHRTGDVWCIYPSYDFAHGQSDAIEGITHSICTLEFQDHRPLYDWFVENLPVPSRPRQYEFARLNLTHTVLSKRVLLRLVKEGHVRGWDDPRMPTLSGIRRRGYPAEGIRDFAAMIGVARADSVVEIEMLEHAVRNVLNRTTLRRMAVLDPIKVVIDNYPEDADEELEVPNSPEDTDAGTRMVPFSRELWIERDDFMEDPPKKFFRLAPGREVRLRSAYFITCNDVIKDTDGRVTELRCTYDPETRGGSAPDGRKVKATLHWVSAAHAVPAEVRLYDHLFSSAVPGTTGDDLFDDLSPTSEVIVRGARLEPALADTPVGTTVQFERLGYFCVDPDSAPGSPVFNRTLTLKDTWARLRAKSA, encoded by the coding sequence ATGGAGACACACTCGGCACCCTCATCCGATCGCAGCGACTTCATCCGCGACATCATCGCGGAGGACCTCGCCGCCGGTCGCCGCGAGACCATCGTCACACGCTTCCCTCCGGAGCCGAACGGCTATCTCCACATCGGTCACGCCAAGTCGATCTGCCTCAACTTCGGCGCCGCCCGCGAGTTCGGTGGGCGCTGCCACCTCCGCTTCGATGACACGAACCCCGTCAAGGAGGAGCAGGAGTACATCGACTCGATCATGACCGATGTGCGCTGGCTGGGCTTCGAGTGGGGCGAGCATCTTTACTACGCGTCCGACTACTTCGAGCAGCTCTACGAGTGGGCGGTACACCTCATCCGTGAGGGCAAGGCGTACGTGGACGACCTTTCCGCCGAGGAGATCCGCGCCTACCGCGGCACGCTGACCGAGCCGGGCCGTCCAAGCCCCTGGCGCGACCGTGCCATCGCGGAGAACGTCGACCTCTTCCAGCGCATGCGTGATGGTGAGTTCCCTGACGGCTCACGGGTGCTCCGCGCGAAGATCGATATGGCCTCGGGCAACATCAATATGCGCGACCCGGTGATGTACCGGATACTGCACGCCACACACCACCGCACGGGTGACGTATGGTGCATCTACCCTTCGTACGACTTCGCACACGGCCAGTCCGACGCGATCGAGGGGATCACGCACTCGATCTGCACGCTCGAGTTCCAGGACCACCGGCCGCTTTACGATTGGTTCGTGGAGAACCTCCCCGTGCCCTCACGCCCGCGCCAGTACGAGTTCGCGCGCCTCAATCTCACCCACACCGTGCTCTCCAAGCGAGTGCTGCTACGGCTCGTCAAGGAAGGTCATGTGCGTGGATGGGACGATCCCCGCATGCCGACCCTCTCGGGCATCCGGCGCCGTGGCTATCCCGCCGAGGGTATCAGGGACTTCGCCGCCATGATCGGCGTGGCCCGCGCCGACAGCGTGGTGGAGATCGAGATGTTGGAGCACGCCGTGCGGAACGTCCTCAACCGCACCACGCTCCGACGGATGGCCGTGCTCGATCCGATCAAGGTCGTGATCGACAACTATCCCGAGGATGCCGACGAAGAGCTCGAGGTCCCCAACAGTCCCGAGGACACGGATGCCGGCACGCGCATGGTGCCGTTCTCGCGGGAGCTGTGGATCGAACGCGACGACTTCATGGAAGACCCGCCCAAGAAGTTCTTCCGCCTTGCGCCGGGCCGGGAGGTCCGCCTGCGGTCCGCATACTTCATCACCTGTAACGACGTGATCAAGGACACGGACGGTCGGGTGACCGAGCTCCGGTGCACGTACGATCCGGAGACACGTGGGGGAAGCGCCCCCGACGGGCGCAAGGTGAAAGCCACCCTGCACTGGGTCTCGGCGGCGCACGCTGTTCCCGCCGAGGTTCGGCTCTACGACCACCTCTTCTCGAGCGCGGTGCCCGGAACCACCGGCGACGACCTCTTCGACGATCTCTCCCCCACGTCCGAGGTCATCGTCCGGGGAGCACGCCTCGAACCCGCGCTCGCCGACACGCCGGTGGGAACCACAGTGCAGTTCGAGCGTCTGGGGTACTTCTGCGTGGATCCAGACTCCGCACCCGGCTCGCCGGTGTTCAATCGCACGCTCACCCTGAAGGACACGTGGGCCCGGCTCCGCGCGAAGAGCGCCTGA
- the gltX gene encoding glutamate--tRNA ligase, which yields MSVSPRVRFAPSPTGALHIGGARTAVYNWAFARATGGTFVLRIDDTDPERSTDENTAQIMRSLRWLGIEWDEGPEVGGDLGPYFQTQRGAHYARALDHMKASGSAYPCFCTADELEAKRAAARQSDGPSGYDRTCRRLDPGEVRARMDAGEPHVWRLAVPLDRSDIVVDDAVRGETAFPSSAMDDFVLARTDGTPTYNFATVVDDVDMRITHVIRGDDHLSNTPRQILVFEALGAPVPRFAHLSMIWGADGKKLSKRHGATSVEAFRDEGYLPEALLNYLALLGWSLDGETTIISRETLASQFSLERISKNPAIFDFDKLEWMNGAYIREMSADALAKRMITWLAKAGLATEEDFAARPDWYQALVPLVAERARRMTDIPAMLAFLFGETVAIEPAAADKALATDDARRSLQAALEALGTIADWKHDAIEQTLRDLAVTLEVKPKVVFQAVRVAVTGSTVSPPLFESLALLGKERTIRRIEAAL from the coding sequence GTGTCCGTATCCCCCCGTGTCCGTTTCGCCCCGAGTCCCACCGGCGCGCTCCACATCGGCGGCGCCCGTACCGCCGTCTACAACTGGGCCTTCGCCCGTGCGACCGGTGGCACGTTCGTGCTCCGCATAGACGACACCGATCCGGAACGCTCCACTGATGAGAACACCGCGCAGATCATGCGGTCGTTGCGTTGGCTCGGGATCGAGTGGGACGAGGGACCCGAGGTGGGCGGTGACCTCGGACCGTACTTCCAGACGCAGCGGGGCGCGCACTATGCCCGCGCACTCGACCACATGAAGGCGTCGGGTTCGGCTTACCCCTGTTTCTGCACGGCTGACGAGCTTGAGGCAAAGCGCGCCGCTGCGCGTCAGAGCGACGGACCATCCGGGTACGACCGCACATGCCGCCGCCTCGATCCCGGCGAGGTTCGCGCCCGCATGGATGCAGGTGAACCGCATGTCTGGCGACTCGCTGTGCCGCTCGACCGCTCCGATATCGTCGTGGATGACGCTGTACGCGGCGAGACGGCGTTCCCGTCGAGCGCCATGGACGACTTCGTCCTTGCCAGGACCGACGGGACGCCTACGTACAACTTCGCCACCGTCGTGGACGATGTGGACATGCGGATCACCCACGTGATCCGCGGCGACGACCATCTCTCCAACACGCCCCGCCAGATACTGGTCTTCGAAGCGTTGGGCGCACCGGTACCGCGTTTCGCTCACCTTTCCATGATCTGGGGGGCCGACGGGAAGAAGCTCTCGAAGCGGCACGGCGCAACATCGGTGGAGGCTTTCCGCGACGAGGGCTACCTCCCTGAGGCGCTGCTCAACTACCTCGCGCTGCTCGGCTGGTCCCTCGACGGGGAGACCACGATCATCTCGCGTGAGACCCTTGCCTCGCAGTTCTCGCTCGAACGCATCTCGAAAAACCCCGCCATCTTCGACTTCGACAAACTGGAGTGGATGAATGGCGCGTATATCCGCGAGATGTCCGCCGACGCTCTCGCCAAGCGCATGATCACCTGGCTCGCGAAAGCCGGTCTTGCCACTGAAGAAGACTTCGCCGCACGACCGGACTGGTACCAAGCGCTCGTTCCGCTGGTGGCCGAGCGCGCGAGAAGGATGACCGATATCCCCGCGATGCTCGCGTTCCTCTTCGGCGAGACAGTCGCCATCGAACCCGCCGCGGCGGACAAGGCGCTCGCCACCGACGACGCCCGCCGGTCGCTGCAGGCGGCACTCGAGGCGCTCGGGACTATCGCCGATTGGAAACACGACGCGATCGAGCAGACACTCAGAGACCTGGCCGTCACCCTTGAGGTGAAACCGAAGGTCGTGTTCCAGGCGGTCCGCGTGGCGGTGACGGGGTCCACCGTCAGCCCGCCGCTCTTCGAGTCGCTCGCGCTCCTCGGAAAAGAGCGGACCATCCGCAGGATCGAGGCCGCTCTCTGA
- a CDS encoding phosphate-starvation-inducible PsiE family protein → MKLFSVEMIDRIVVYIEAAVTALLVILAALGVVDIVIKMLEVTRADGFMTPQGITRTIDTVLVVFIVIELIRIAMAYMQHKNVIGTVLEAGLVAVVRKLVIFESGPDMLEKAIALAVLILAVGITWFLLHKRQPADADVPGAH, encoded by the coding sequence ATGAAGCTGTTCTCCGTGGAGATGATCGACCGGATCGTCGTGTATATCGAGGCCGCTGTGACGGCCCTGCTCGTGATACTCGCCGCACTCGGCGTGGTGGACATCGTCATCAAGATGCTCGAGGTCACCCGCGCGGACGGCTTCATGACACCCCAAGGAATCACGCGGACCATCGACACGGTGCTCGTGGTGTTCATCGTGATCGAGTTGATCCGCATCGCGATGGCCTACATGCAGCACAAGAACGTCATCGGTACGGTGCTCGAGGCTGGCCTCGTCGCTGTCGTGCGGAAGCTCGTGATCTTCGAGAGCGGCCCGGACATGCTCGAAAAGGCCATCGCGCTGGCCGTCCTCATCCTCGCCGTAGGTATCACGTGGTTCCTGCTGCACAAGCGGCAGCCGGCGGATGCCGACGTCCCCGGCGCTCACTGA